One region of Acidovorax sp. T1 genomic DNA includes:
- a CDS encoding Wadjet anti-phage system protein JetD domain-containing protein produces MKSPQTLAAKLAQQWHSADWRERQLLGGGAAWPLTLSIGQPDSSVFIGDAAALRSHLQQWRAVEQHGLGSVGNVQWQERRYRGSSDAIAVPTHWQLAKPSQCVAAIGHFKVPGHAQVHKDYARLSTLIAAVERSGFQRLLVRRLVQWRDTPTEAVITAARMALQLEPGCAQGKPLRALAVQGNDSKFFERHASLLTALLDERFDGEASRQGLLGFLGALPEDDHWLLITPLAPGLLPFARQRVRASELLTTPLPARRILLVENERSLHQLPQPLAGTIAVLGAGLNLGWLATPWLQERQVAYWGDLDTWGLHMLAIARGHVPHLRALLMDRATFNAHQPLAVAEPVHAPASACGPLGPDEAGLDGHLRAQEKGRLEQEFLPTDTVHRAVRAWAAGD; encoded by the coding sequence ATGAAATCACCCCAAACCCTGGCGGCCAAGCTGGCCCAGCAATGGCACAGCGCCGATTGGCGCGAGCGCCAGCTTCTGGGCGGTGGCGCCGCGTGGCCGCTGACCCTTTCCATCGGCCAACCCGACTCCTCTGTCTTCATCGGTGACGCCGCCGCGCTGCGCAGCCATCTGCAACAGTGGCGCGCGGTGGAGCAGCACGGCCTGGGCAGCGTGGGCAACGTGCAGTGGCAAGAGCGTCGCTACCGTGGCAGCAGCGACGCCATCGCCGTGCCCACGCACTGGCAGCTGGCCAAGCCCTCGCAGTGCGTGGCGGCCATCGGCCACTTCAAGGTGCCGGGGCATGCACAGGTCCACAAGGACTATGCCCGGCTCAGCACGCTCATCGCGGCGGTGGAGCGCAGCGGCTTTCAGCGCCTGCTGGTGCGCCGCCTGGTGCAGTGGCGCGACACACCGACCGAAGCCGTCATCACCGCCGCACGCATGGCGCTGCAACTGGAGCCCGGCTGCGCCCAGGGCAAGCCCCTGCGTGCATTGGCCGTGCAGGGCAACGACAGCAAATTCTTCGAGCGCCACGCCAGCCTGCTCACCGCCTTGCTGGACGAGCGCTTTGACGGCGAGGCCAGCCGCCAAGGGCTGCTCGGCTTTTTGGGCGCGCTGCCGGAGGATGACCACTGGCTGCTCATCACCCCACTGGCCCCCGGCCTGCTGCCTTTTGCACGCCAGCGCGTGCGCGCCAGCGAGCTGCTGACCACACCGCTGCCCGCCCGCCGCATCCTGCTGGTAGAAAACGAACGCAGCCTGCACCAACTGCCCCAGCCCCTGGCGGGCACCATCGCCGTGCTGGGCGCGGGGCTCAACCTGGGGTGGCTTGCAACGCCATGGCTGCAAGAGCGCCAAGTGGCCTACTGGGGCGACCTGGACACCTGGGGCCTGCACATGCTCGCCATCGCGCGTGGCCATGTGCCGCACCTGCGGGCACTGCTGATGGACCGCGCCACCTTCAACGCCCACCAGCCACTGGCCGTGGCCGAGCCGGTGCACGCGCCCGCATCCGCCTGCGGCCCGTTGGGGCCCGATGAAGCTGGGCTGGACGGACACCTGCGCGCGCAGGAAAAAGGGCGGCTGGAGCAGGAGTTCTTGCCCACAGACACCGTGCACCGCGCCGTGCGCGCCTGGGCGGCTGGAGATTAG
- a CDS encoding YkgJ family cysteine cluster protein — protein MRSPISIVNVDRLDTWSRYRAGLCDTCAANCCTMPLEVQLSDLVRLGLVDAFEAEHEEPRHIAKRLQKARLIDHFNHKNVVFTMARRASGDCNFLHPTTRLCTVYDQRPDTCRLHPQKKSPKPGFCAYGRRTA, from the coding sequence ATGCGCTCTCCCATCTCCATCGTCAACGTCGACCGCCTCGACACCTGGTCCCGCTACCGCGCTGGCCTGTGCGACACCTGCGCCGCCAACTGCTGCACCATGCCGCTGGAGGTGCAGTTGTCTGACCTGGTGCGGCTCGGCTTGGTGGATGCGTTCGAGGCCGAGCATGAGGAGCCCCGGCACATTGCCAAGCGCCTGCAGAAGGCGCGGCTGATTGACCACTTCAACCACAAGAACGTGGTCTTCACGATGGCGCGGCGGGCCAGTGGGGATTGCAACTTTTTGCACCCCACCACGCGGCTGTGCACGGTGTACGACCAGCGCCCCGACACCTGCCGCCTGCACCCGCAAAAGAAAAGCCCCAAGCCGGGGTTCTGTGCCTATGGCCGCCGCACGGCCTGA
- a CDS encoding ATP-binding protein has protein sequence MPAKALPSIDPARCTGCGWCVAVCPPHVLSLQVEGVSAWGPKRAQLHDAAGCTGCALCALRCPFDAIRMVRTVDVAPRRGDGV, from the coding sequence ATGCCCGCCAAAGCCCTGCCCAGCATCGACCCCGCCCGCTGCACCGGCTGCGGCTGGTGCGTGGCGGTGTGCCCGCCGCATGTGCTGTCGCTGCAGGTTGAAGGAGTTTCGGCATGGGGGCCCAAGCGGGCGCAATTGCATGATGCGGCGGGCTGCACGGGGTGCGCGCTGTGTGCACTGCGGTGCCCGTTTGATGCGATCCGCATGGTGCGCACAGTGGATGTGGCGCCGCGGCGAGGTGATGGGGTTTGA
- a CDS encoding BRO-N domain-containing protein encodes MKILPTQLDGQSIRRVYDESTETWWFSVIDVVQVLTQQPDYQTARKYWNKLKERLSKEGSESVTSCHRLKLPAADGKNYLTDVATAETLLRLVQSIPSPKAEPIKLWLAKVGYERMQEMADPALSLDRARQTWQQHGRSDQWIQQRMTGQETRNKLTDYWSEHDIKAGSEFAILTNIIHQEWAGVSVAQHKDMKGLSSHNLRDHMSEAELIFTALAELSTRQIAESVQATGMAENKTAAQTGGRIARQARNQLESQTGKSVVTGANYLPPVAPKADKKDKPSKAIKAPRKS; translated from the coding sequence ATGAAAATCCTGCCCACCCAGTTGGACGGCCAATCCATTCGCCGCGTGTACGACGAAAGCACGGAAACCTGGTGGTTCTCTGTGATCGATGTCGTGCAGGTGCTGACGCAGCAGCCGGACTACCAGACGGCACGCAAATACTGGAACAAGCTGAAAGAGCGCCTGAGCAAGGAGGGCAGCGAGTCGGTGACAAGCTGTCACCGACTGAAATTGCCTGCTGCCGACGGCAAAAACTATCTCACCGACGTAGCCACCGCCGAAACCCTGCTGCGGCTCGTGCAATCCATCCCCAGCCCCAAAGCCGAACCGATCAAGCTCTGGCTGGCCAAGGTGGGTTACGAGCGCATGCAGGAGATGGCCGACCCGGCGTTGTCGCTCGACCGAGCCCGCCAGACCTGGCAGCAGCATGGCCGCAGCGACCAATGGATCCAGCAGCGCATGACCGGGCAGGAAACCCGCAACAAGCTCACCGACTACTGGAGTGAGCACGACATCAAGGCGGGCAGTGAATTCGCCATCCTCACCAACATCATTCACCAGGAGTGGGCGGGCGTGAGCGTGGCACAGCACAAAGACATGAAGGGCCTCAGCAGCCACAACCTGCGTGACCACATGAGCGAGGCCGAGCTGATCTTCACCGCCCTGGCCGAACTATCGACCCGCCAGATTGCCGAAAGCGTGCAAGCCACCGGCATGGCCGAAAACAAGACGGCCGCCCAAACCGGTGGCCGCATCGCGCGCCAGGCCCGTAACCAGCTGGAAAGCCAGACCGGCAAGTCGGTGGTGACAGGGGCCAACTACCTGCCGCCTGTTGCGCCCAAGGCCGACAAGAAAGACAAGCCCTCCAAAGCCATCAAGGCACCCAGGAAGTCGTAA
- the dinG gene encoding ATP-dependent DNA helicase DinG has product MSSTEWAQAALQSFDAVVQATAGFRSRAGQRLMAEQVARTFSTATLGKVDEEGGEAAPTRAIAVIQAGTGVGKSLAYCAPAIALALARGTRVLISTATVALQEQLVNKDLPALAARMPQPFKFALAKGRGRYVCKLKLDRLAGTGEAHGEDDDDLFPEEAASARHKRSHQETEARMQFYSTMAQTLAKGAWDGDRDSLDNPPEPEVWSPVAAEGASCTGKHCPAFSQCTYYEKRKELVGAQVIVANHDLLLSSLGARVLPELDNCLLVLDEAHHLPATALDQFACSMDLSRITWIERLSSRGLRIGALLEVEEIADIPKHAAQLRQTLQDLARIVMDVYGPALKSQKDTWGPARVRAPRGELPEQLIAPLGLLAASADGFLEALRAISKALRAEMRDKPDEARRLSTLYAQIGMLAPRLEALHATAQLLLQDAPEGADHTFVPAAKWFTLETDGDFIVVKAHASPILPGTMLRNHLWSAVRGAVLTSATLTSCGHFDFFLREAGLHSDEAATTLEVPSPFNYAAQGTLIAAETRADPKNAAQFTAEMVDALLHDIARVEYGALVLFTSREQMRQAVDALPTAMRSVVLVQNALPRTQLLRRHRERVDNGEPSVIFGMQSFGEGLDLPGRLCESVFITKLPFAPPDDPVGEARAEWLRAVGRDPFSELVVPATAIRLAQWVGRAIRTEEDMAHVYCYDKRLTRTSYGQRLLKGLPPFALEQRAPL; this is encoded by the coding sequence ATGTCTTCTACAGAGTGGGCCCAGGCGGCCCTGCAGTCGTTTGATGCGGTGGTGCAGGCCACGGCAGGGTTTCGCAGCCGCGCTGGCCAGCGGTTGATGGCCGAGCAGGTGGCGCGCACGTTCAGTACGGCCACGCTGGGCAAGGTGGATGAGGAGGGTGGCGAGGCCGCGCCCACGCGCGCCATTGCCGTCATCCAGGCGGGCACGGGCGTGGGCAAGTCGCTGGCGTATTGCGCGCCCGCCATTGCGCTGGCGCTGGCACGCGGCACGCGGGTGCTGATCTCGACTGCCACGGTGGCGCTGCAGGAGCAATTGGTGAACAAGGACCTGCCCGCGCTGGCCGCGCGCATGCCCCAGCCGTTCAAGTTTGCGCTGGCCAAGGGGCGTGGGCGCTATGTGTGCAAGCTCAAGCTCGACCGGCTGGCGGGCACGGGCGAGGCGCATGGCGAGGACGATGACGACCTGTTCCCCGAAGAGGCCGCCAGCGCCCGCCACAAACGCTCGCACCAAGAGACCGAGGCGCGCATGCAGTTTTATTCGACCATGGCGCAAACCCTGGCCAAGGGCGCGTGGGATGGCGACCGCGACAGCCTCGATAACCCGCCCGAGCCCGAGGTGTGGAGCCCCGTGGCGGCCGAGGGCGCGTCGTGCACGGGCAAGCACTGCCCGGCCTTCAGCCAGTGCACTTATTACGAAAAACGCAAGGAGCTGGTGGGCGCGCAGGTGATCGTGGCCAACCATGATCTGCTGCTGTCGTCGCTGGGCGCACGCGTGCTGCCCGAGCTGGACAACTGCCTCTTGGTGCTGGACGAAGCCCACCACCTGCCCGCCACGGCGCTCGACCAGTTCGCGTGCAGCATGGATTTGTCGCGCATCACCTGGATCGAGCGCCTCTCCAGCCGCGGCCTGCGCATTGGCGCGCTGCTGGAGGTGGAAGAGATTGCCGACATCCCCAAACACGCGGCCCAGCTGCGGCAGACATTGCAGGACCTGGCGCGCATCGTGATGGATGTGTATGGCCCCGCGCTCAAGAGCCAGAAAGACACCTGGGGCCCGGCGCGCGTGCGGGCGCCGCGTGGCGAGCTGCCCGAGCAACTGATCGCCCCGCTGGGCCTGCTGGCCGCCAGTGCGGACGGCTTTCTGGAAGCGCTGCGCGCCATCAGCAAAGCGCTGCGCGCCGAGATGCGCGACAAGCCCGACGAGGCCAGGCGCCTGTCCACGCTGTATGCGCAGATCGGCATGCTGGCGCCGCGCCTGGAAGCGCTGCACGCCACCGCGCAACTGCTGCTGCAGGACGCGCCCGAGGGCGCAGATCACACCTTTGTGCCCGCCGCCAAATGGTTCACGCTGGAGACGGACGGCGACTTCATCGTCGTCAAGGCGCACGCCAGCCCCATCCTGCCCGGCACCATGCTGCGCAACCACCTGTGGAGCGCGGTGCGCGGCGCGGTGCTGACCTCGGCCACGCTCACCAGCTGCGGGCACTTTGACTTCTTTTTGCGCGAGGCCGGCTTGCACAGCGACGAGGCCGCCACCACGCTCGAAGTGCCCAGCCCCTTCAACTACGCCGCGCAGGGCACGCTGATTGCCGCCGAGACCCGCGCCGACCCCAAGAACGCCGCGCAGTTCACCGCCGAAATGGTCGATGCGCTGCTGCACGACATTGCCCGCGTGGAATATGGCGCGCTGGTGCTGTTCACCTCGCGCGAGCAGATGCGCCAGGCCGTCGATGCGCTGCCCACCGCCATGCGCAGCGTGGTGCTGGTGCAGAACGCACTGCCGCGCACGCAGCTGCTGCGCCGCCACCGCGAGCGGGTGGACAACGGTGAGCCCTCGGTCATCTTCGGCATGCAGTCGTTTGGCGAGGGGCTGGACCTGCCCGGGCGCCTGTGCGAGTCGGTCTTCATCACCAAGCTGCCCTTTGCCCCGCCCGACGACCCGGTGGGCGAGGCCCGCGCCGAATGGCTGCGTGCCGTGGGCCGCGACCCCTTCAGCGAACTGGTGGTGCCCGCCACCGCCATCCGCCTGGCGCAATGGGTGGGCCGCGCGATCCGCACCGAAGAAGACATGGCGCATGTCTATTGCTACGACAAGCGCCTGACGCGCACCAGCTACGGGCAGCGCCTGCTCAAAGGGCTGCCGCCGTTTGCGCTGGAGCAACGCGCGCCGCTGTAG
- a CDS encoding zinc ribbon domain-containing protein YjdM, translated as MPHTVPACPQCGLENTYPDGSSYVCPDCAFEWPQVADTADTDADAGDGIVRDANGNPLADGDAVILVKDLKVKGSSSTLKKGTKIKSIRLVDGADGHNVDCKTDLGSMLLKSEFLKKA; from the coding sequence ATGCCCCACACCGTGCCCGCCTGCCCCCAATGTGGCCTGGAGAACACCTACCCCGACGGCAGCAGCTACGTGTGCCCCGACTGCGCGTTTGAATGGCCGCAAGTGGCTGATACAGCAGACACCGACGCCGATGCAGGCGACGGCATCGTGCGCGACGCGAATGGCAACCCGCTGGCCGATGGCGATGCGGTGATCCTGGTGAAAGACCTCAAGGTCAAGGGCTCGTCGTCCACGCTCAAGAAGGGCACCAAGATCAAAAGCATTCGCCTGGTCGATGGCGCCGATGGCCACAACGTGGACTGCAAGACCGACCTGGGCAGCATGCTGCTGAAGTCGGAGTTTTTGAAGAAGGCTTGA
- a CDS encoding 3'-5' exonuclease, with protein MSHPIAVIDFETTGISPGQGARATEVAIVLLEKGQVVDRFQSLMKTGAWIPSFITQLTGITNAMVNAAPDAATVMAQAARFVGNAPMVAHNASFDSKFWQAELALAGQPAPQPFACTVLLSRRLYPQAPSHKLGVLVDYHGLPRTGQAHRALADAEMAAALLARMQHDLRTQWRVAQPDHALLMALQRCAKPAVGKLLAQHAANA; from the coding sequence ATGTCCCACCCCATCGCCGTCATCGACTTTGAAACCACCGGCATCTCGCCCGGCCAGGGCGCGCGCGCCACCGAGGTGGCCATCGTGCTGCTGGAAAAAGGGCAGGTGGTGGACCGGTTCCAGAGCCTGATGAAAACCGGCGCGTGGATTCCTTCCTTCATCACCCAGCTCACCGGCATCACCAATGCCATGGTGAACGCCGCGCCCGACGCGGCCACCGTGATGGCGCAAGCCGCGCGTTTTGTGGGCAACGCGCCCATGGTGGCGCACAACGCGTCGTTTGACAGCAAGTTCTGGCAGGCCGAGCTGGCCCTGGCCGGGCAGCCCGCGCCGCAGCCGTTTGCGTGCACCGTGCTGCTGTCGCGGCGCCTATACCCGCAAGCGCCCAGCCACAAACTTGGTGTGCTGGTTGATTACCACGGCCTGCCGCGTACCGGTCAGGCCCACCGGGCGCTGGCCGACGCCGAAATGGCAGCCGCCCTGCTGGCGCGCATGCAGCACGACCTGCGCACGCAATGGCGCGTGGCCCAGCCAGACCATGCCCTGCTGATGGCGCTGCAGCGCTGCGCCAAGCCTGCGGTGGGCAAGCTGCTGGCGCAGCACGCTGCCAACGCGTGA
- a CDS encoding C40 family peptidase: MRAFPPLACVACAVVLLGLGGCSTPPPSSPSPPAPWRSAASQLSDEQAHDIAIHALGLVGTPYRYGGNTPDSGFDCSGLIGYVYRHRVGTAPPRTVAQLSGWGQQVANGELRSGDMVVFGTGRAPTHAGIYVGEGRFVHAPSSGGTVRLDHLQSRYWSRQNASFRRL, translated from the coding sequence ATGCGCGCATTTCCCCCTCTGGCCTGCGTGGCCTGCGCTGTCGTCCTGCTGGGGCTGGGCGGCTGCAGCACGCCGCCGCCGTCTTCCCCGTCACCGCCCGCCCCGTGGCGCAGCGCGGCATCGCAACTGTCGGACGAGCAGGCGCACGACATCGCCATTCACGCACTGGGGCTGGTGGGCACGCCCTATCGCTATGGCGGCAACACGCCGGATTCGGGCTTTGACTGCAGCGGGCTGATCGGCTATGTCTATCGCCACCGCGTGGGCACGGCGCCACCGCGCACGGTGGCGCAGCTCAGCGGCTGGGGGCAGCAGGTGGCCAATGGCGAACTGCGCAGCGGCGACATGGTGGTGTTTGGCACAGGGCGCGCACCCACCCATGCGGGCATCTACGTGGGCGAAGGGCGCTTTGTGCATGCGCCATCCTCGGGTGGAACAGTGCGACTGGACCACCTGCAGTCGCGCTACTGGTCCCGCCAGAACGCATCGTTTCGCCGACTCTGA
- a CDS encoding 3-deoxy-7-phosphoheptulonate synthase codes for MTHAQHSAHPVSTHDATRIDDTRIKAVRPLITPALLQEWLPAPDAAQALVEASRTAISRVLHGQDDRLIVVVGPCSIHDHGQALEYAHALKAQADALGQDLLIVMRVYFEKPRTTVGWKGYINDPRMDGSFAINEGLELARQLLLDVLAVGLPVGTEFLDLLSPQFISDLVSWGAIGARTTESQSHRQLASGLSCPVGFKNGTDGGVKVASDAIQAAQAPHAFMGMTKMGQAAIFETRGNHDCHVILRGGKQPNYQKADVDATCAVLQAAGLREQVMIDVSHANSSKQHQRQITVAAEVAQQIAGGDARITGLMIESHLQEGRQDIVPGQPLQHGVSVTDACISLAQTVPVLEGLAAAVRARRQRQTA; via the coding sequence ATGACCCACGCCCAACACTCTGCCCACCCCGTTTCCACCCACGACGCCACACGCATAGATGACACACGCATCAAGGCCGTGCGCCCGCTCATCACCCCTGCGCTGCTGCAGGAATGGCTGCCCGCGCCCGACGCCGCGCAGGCGCTGGTGGAAGCCAGCCGCACCGCCATCTCGCGCGTGCTGCACGGGCAGGACGACCGGCTGATCGTGGTGGTGGGGCCGTGCTCCATCCACGACCATGGCCAGGCGCTGGAATACGCGCACGCACTCAAGGCCCAGGCCGATGCGCTGGGCCAGGATCTGCTCATCGTGATGCGCGTCTATTTTGAAAAACCCCGCACCACCGTGGGCTGGAAGGGCTACATCAACGATCCACGCATGGACGGCAGTTTTGCCATCAACGAAGGGCTGGAGCTGGCCCGCCAGTTGCTGCTGGATGTGCTGGCCGTGGGCCTGCCGGTGGGCACCGAGTTCCTCGACCTGCTCAGCCCGCAGTTCATCAGCGACCTGGTGAGCTGGGGCGCCATTGGCGCACGCACCACCGAGAGCCAGAGCCACCGGCAGCTCGCATCGGGCCTGTCGTGCCCCGTGGGCTTCAAGAACGGCACCGATGGTGGCGTGAAGGTGGCCAGCGACGCCATCCAGGCCGCGCAGGCGCCGCACGCTTTCATGGGCATGACCAAGATGGGCCAGGCCGCCATTTTTGAAACGCGCGGCAACCACGACTGCCACGTCATCCTGCGCGGCGGCAAGCAGCCCAACTACCAAAAGGCCGATGTGGATGCCACCTGCGCCGTGCTCCAGGCCGCCGGCCTGCGCGAGCAGGTGATGATCGACGTGAGCCACGCCAACAGCAGCAAGCAGCACCAGCGCCAGATCACCGTGGCCGCCGAGGTGGCCCAGCAGATTGCTGGCGGCGACGCCCGCATCACCGGCCTGATGATCGAAAGCCACCTGCAGGAAGGCCGCCAGGACATCGTGCCCGGCCAGCCGCTGCAGCACGGGGTTTCGGTGACCGACGCCTGCATCAGCCTGGCGCAGACGGTGCCGGTGCTCGAAGGCCTGGCCGCCGCGGTGCGGGCCCGGCGCCAGAGACAGACCGCCTAG